Proteins found in one Zea mays cultivar B73 chromosome 1, Zm-B73-REFERENCE-NAM-5.0, whole genome shotgun sequence genomic segment:
- the LOC100274321 gene encoding sec14p-like phosphatidylinositol transfer family protein isoform X1, with protein sequence MFRRKHASHSNSSDAEQQEAKINELKSALGPLSAHGEKYCSDTCFRRYLEARNWNVTKSRKMLEESLKWRATYKPEDIRWPDVSVEAETGKMYKANFRDREGRTVIIMRPTKENSTSHDGQIRFLVYVLENAILDQREGQEKMVWLIDFTGWTMAHATPIKTARECTSILQNHYPERLAIAFLLNPPKVFEAFYRAVKYFLDPRSIEKLNFVYLKDEESMKVLYKCIDPVVLPVEFGGKNSVVYNHEDYSKLMLQEDIETSSFWEDDAKTVNHAINGTLVPDVASQLSRIAAKAS encoded by the exons ATGTTCAGGAGAAAGCATGCTTCTCATTCCAACTCAAGTGATGCTGAGCAGCAAGAAGCAAAG ATAAATGAATTAAAATCTGCACTTGGTCCTTTGTCTGCCCATGGCGAGAAGTACTGCAGTGACACATGTTTCAGAAGATATCTTGAAGCCCGGAACTGGAATGTCACTAAGTCGAGAAAAATGCTTGAAGAAAGTCTCAAATGGAGGGCAACTTATAAGCCAGAGGATATTCGCTGG CCTGATGTTTCTGTTGAAGCGGAAACGGGAAAAATGTACAAGGCAAATTttcgagatagagaggggagaactgTAATCATTATGAGGCCTACAAAGGAG AATTCAACGTCCCATGACGGTCAGATTCGGTTTCTTGTGTATGTTTTGGAGAATGCGATCCTGGACCAACGTGAAGGTCAAGAGAAAATGGTATGGCTGATAGACTTCACGGGATGGACAATGGCCCATGCCACACCCATAAAGACTGCAAGAGAATGTACAAGCATCCTGCAAAATCATTACCCTGAGAGGCTGGCCATTGCATTTCTGTTGAATCCCCCAAAAGTATTCGAAGCCTTTTACAGG GCTGTTAAATATTTCCTTGACCCAAGATCGATCGAGAAACTGAACTTCGTGTACCTGAAGGATGAGGAGAGCATGAAGGTCCTGTACAAGTGCATTGATCCCGTGGTCCTTCCTGTGGAGTTCGGGGGAAAGAACAGTGTTGTGTACAACCATGAGGACTACTCCAAGTTGATGCTGCAAGAAGATATCGAAACATCAAGCTTCTGGGAGGATGATGCGAAAACTGTTAACCATGCTATCAATGGGACCTTGGTTCCTGATGTTGCATCTCAGCTGTCACGGATTGCTGCTAAAGCCAGTTAA